The nucleotide sequence TGACTCTGTTACATTTAACAGAATATTTACTGTTCATGGCACTACGATGTTGTTTTTGTTTGCACTACCGTTTGCTGCAGGAGTAGGAAACTATCTTGTGCCAATAATGGTAAGATACAAAGACATGGCATATCCAAAATTAAATGCGGTTGCATTTTGGATGAATCCAGTTGGCGGTGCACTCATCTGGCTTGGATTTGCTGATGTTACATGGATGGCATATGCCCCCTATTCAGTCATAAGAGCGCCAGGTCCGGCAGCAGACATGTGGATATTTGGATTAAAGATTTTGGGTGTTTCTTCAATTCTATCATCGATTAATTTTGTTGTTACAATTCTAAAGTGCAAGCACCCTGACTTGCCTCTACGAAAAGTACCATTGTTTGCATGGTCAATGTTGACAGTGTCCCTTATGACACTAGTTGCCATGCCAACATTTGCAGCCGCACTTGTCATGCTGCTTACAGACAGATTAGGAGTTTCAGGATTTTTCAATCCGTCAGTGGGTGGAGATCCAATAGCATATTTGCATTTATTCTGGTTTACATTCCATCCCGAAGTCTACATATTTTTGTTGCCTGCAATTGGTATGATGTATGAACTTATTCCAAGATTTTCAAGAAAACCACTCTTCAGTACGGGGTCTGGTGTCTTTGCATTTGTATTGCTTGGTATGATTGGATTTGCATCATGGGGTCATCACATGTATTCAACTGGAATGGACTTTACAACAAAAACTGTATTCATGATTGGAACACTAGCTGCAGTGCCAGCATCAGGAATGCACGTCTTTAACTTTTTGGCAACAATGTGGGGTGGCAGAATTAGATTTGCTGCACCAATGAAATTTGCCGTAGGTGGAATTGCATTATTCTTCTCTGCAGGAGCAGGTGGTGTTCTTAACACTGCAATGCCACTTGACTTTATCACACATGGAACATATTGGGTAGTCGGTCACATGCACTTGTTCCTAACAGGTACAATTGCATTTGGATTTGTCGCAATGATGTACTACATGTTCCCACTAATCACAGGTAGAATGTACAGTGAAAAATGGGCAAGTGTACAATTCATCTTGATGATGTGGGGAACAGTACAACTCTTCTTCACACAGCATATTTTGGGATTAGAGGGAATGCCAAGAAGAATTTATGATTATCCAGCAGATTTCACATCATGGACACAAGGAAACCAGATAGCAACAATTGGTGCATGGCTTTTAGGCGCTAGCTTTGTAATTTTCATAGCTCAGCTAATTTACTATGCTGCAAAGGGCAAGGAAGCTAATATGGACGATCCATTTGGATTGGGTGGAAAGTACTACTATCCATATCAGGCAAAAACGCCACATCACGTAGGATATTGATATGAGTCACACAGAACACGACGCACCAACACTTAGGACATCCCCTAGAAGAATGGGTAAGATGCTTGCAATTATTATTGGAATTCAGATTGTTGGCGGTTTGATATTTTTTACGCATTATGATTTCTGGAACTCTTATCTTCCCATTGCAGGGAAACTACAAGAACAAGGCGAAGCTAAAGCTGGAGCACAAGGAACTGCAACTGGAAAAGAAGTAGATGTTTCTCTAAAATTTGTAGAATCTCCTGACTTTAAGAATTATGGATTTAATGCGCCTGTTGGGCAGACGGGAGCTAATCCTGAAGTAGATGCCAATGTAGGTGATAAGATAGTTTTTGATATCACAAACGGAGGCAAATCATTTCATGCATTTGCAGTTACAGATTCTGAATCAGGACCTGGGCCAGCTATTGATGGCACTACCATCGGTACTGCTGATAATCCAATGAAACCAGGTGCAGAAGGAAAAGTTACATTTGTTCCAGCAAAGGCAGGAGAATATTATTACATCTGTGCAGTTCCAGGACATCGTGAATTAGGAATGGAAGGAAAAATATTAGTAAAAGAAGGAGGAGGAAAAGAATCAAGCTCTGCAGCATCTGGAGCAGCAGTTGCACCAACTGGTAACAAGGTAGAATTTTCTTTGAGTTTTGTTATGAGTGCTGATTTTAAGGATTATGCATTTAATGCACTTACTGGACAACCAGGACACAATCCAGATATCACTGTAAAATCTGGCGACACTGTCACAATTCATATCAAAAATGACAGTACATCATTTCATGCATTTGGTGTAGTTACAGATCCAGAAGATCCAAGTTCTGTTGTATGGAATGCTGCCTATAAGACTCCAGACAATCCAATGAAACCACATGAGACTGGTGATGTTACTTTTGTTGCAGGTGCACCAGGTACGTATCATTACATTTGTACTGTGCCAGGTCATGCTGACTTGGGAATGAATGGCAAGTTTATTGTGCAGTAATTATGCATTTTAAATATCTAGCACTTGCTTCTCTTGTAATTTTATACTCGCTCATGTTTATTGGAGGATACCTACAAGCAAGTGGACAAGGTCTTTCTTGTCCAGAATGGCCATTATGTCCAAGTGGAATTCTTCCGTCTGCAGAATATTTGACAGAGTGGATACATAGATTGGTTGCAGCAACAACAGGAATACTAATTGTAGCAACCGCTATAGGAAGCTGGAAAGTAGCAGGCTCTAATACAAAAATAAGAATTACTGGAACTTTGGCTGGAGTTCTTGCTGTTGCTCAAATTACACTTGGAGCAATAGTGATTGATACTAAACTACATGCTGTAATTGTAGCAATACATAATGGTGCAGGAATTTTGTTATTTGCAATGACTCTTCTTACTACATTATTTGCATTTAGATTAACTAGATCTTCCACAATACAAACTAAGGTTTAGTTTTCATTTTTCGCTTTGTAATTACTGCCCAGATAATTAGTACAAAAGCACTCAAACCGCCTGCAGAAATTACATACAAAAAGATTGGTCCAAAGATGTTTACGGCTGATATGTTAAATTGGTAAGTATACGTTTCACCATTTTTTCCAGCATCGTATAGATCCACTTCAACTACATGGTTTCCCGGTTCGTGAAAAGTATAGGTGGTATCCCATTGACCACTGTCATGACTTTGAGGAGGTATTGTATCAATTAATTTATCATTATAGAAAATTCTTACTCCCATTCTAAAATGGTCGACTTCACTATTTTGTGTATTAAACGAATTAAGATAGTTAGTAGATTGTGCATAATTTAAAACTCTAAATTCAAGTTTGAATGGTTCATTTGCAGCTGGGATTTCAGGTATGGTCGCAACTTGTACCTCATAATTTCCAATTGTCTCGTCATTAGAATTGAATTCAGAGTGTGCACTTGCACTCTGAATTGCAGGAATTATCAGAACACCTAAAAAAAGTAATAATAAAAGACAACCAGATTTTCGCATCGTTTTGTTATACGGTTTTCTTTAATATATTATTACAAGGGTGATTAGATCATTGAAAATTAGCAAAAGCTTTAAATCCAGTCTGACAAGAACGGGGAATGATGACTACTGTTAGTAAAACAATCGATATCAAATCCAAAGTCTCTAACGTCTTTACCTATTTTGCAAGACCAGAACACATCTCTGACCAATTTGAAGAGAGAGTGGGAATGACTGTGGTACCCATGGATGTTAAGGCAGGTATGGGTGTAGGAACTACCTTTAGAGTAATAGGTGATTTTGATGGTAAAAGACTGGAATGGGATTGTGAAACAACAGAATTCATACCAGAACAAAAAATTGCAGCTAAAATGATCAAAGGTCCTTTCAAAAAATGGGACATTGCAGTTGAATTCAAATCACTGGAAGATAACCTAACTAAACTTACCATGACAGTAAATTATGAAATGCCATTAGGCCCACTGGGCAGCATTTTAAACAAAATTAAATTTGCAAAGACAGCAGAAAAGGGAATGGAAACTGCTCTCTACAAAGTTAGAGGACTCTTGGAAGGGAATGGTTCAATTCCAGTGTACATTACACTTGATGCGTATAGAAAACTTTTAGAGGAAAAAGCAAAAATGAACAACGCACCAGTTTCTACCGTCTTGACTAAAATATTAGAAAAATACTCTCAAATTGAGACAGTTAAAAACTAAAAATTAATTTTATTTCAACTCAAGTTTAAATAACGAACTTTGTGTTTCCTATTTTGCGGGTCTATGGCTCAGCCAGGTAGAGCGAGGGACTCTTATGCTCTTTCAGAGAAATCCCTATGTCGTGGGTTCAAATCCCACTAGACCCGCTAATTTAGAAAAAATATTCTAATGCATACATTGACAGTTTACCAATTTTGTATCAAAAGTACAATCATGAGGACCATCTGACCTTGCATCTATGGGAATATCTTTCATACATTCATCATGTCGTCCCTTTTTACAAAACCAACAAATTTTTGTAGGATCATTTTGAGAATTTGTTTCCATAAGAATCTCTCAAATCAAAATACAGCTACATCGCCTGGAGCAGGAGAATGTTCGTGGCTATTTTTGTGATATTCGATAAATTCTTTATGTGTTACCTCTTGATGTTTTCTTAATTCTTCAATATTTTCAAAAGTTTCGTTACAAAGATAACATTTTGGTTTGTGTTGATCAACCATTGATAATACCATATCTGAAATGTCTGTGTTGTTGTAATTGAATCTTTCAGATATGATTTTGTATCACTTGCGTCTCAAATTGGAGTTAGCCATTTTGAGAATCTTTTAGCTTTTCCCATGGCTACACTCAAAAAGGCATTTTGAAGCTTTCGTGTTATCTTACCAGGTTTCCCGTCTCCGATTGTTATGTTGTCAATTTCTGTTACCGATTTTACCTCTGCGGCTGTTCCAGTCATAAATACTTCATCAGCAACATAGAGATCCTCTCTATCGATATTAGTTTCTGTTATTGAAATCTCATCAGCACTAGCTATTTTGATGACACTGTCTCTCGTTATACCATTTAATATGCCAGCACTTAGCGGAGGAGTAAATATTTCGCCATTATTTACAAGGAAAATATTTTCTGCACTTCCTTCTGAGATTTTGCCATTATAATTTAACATTATAGCTTCATCATAGCCATCTTTTAGCGCTTCTACTCTGGCAAGTGCAGCATTTGCATAGTTCGAGGCAGCTTTTGCTTGCATAGGTTGGGATCTAGAATCTATTCTTAACCAACTTGAAACTTTACATCTTGCCCCATGTACTTTTCCTGCACTTGATTCACCAAGTTTCCATTCCCAACATGCAATAGCAAGATCAATCTTATTTGGAGTCGGAGTTAAACCAAGTACTCCATAACCATAATAAGCAATGGGTCTGATGTAACATTCTTTTAACTTACTTGCCTTTACTGTTTCTATTATTGCTTTAGAGATTTCATTTTTTGAATATGGTAATTTCATAGAATACATTTTTGCTGATTTGAATAATCTATCAACATGTTCTGGTAATCGAAATATCATAGAACCTTTTGGTGTGTTATAGCATCTAATTCCTTCAAAGACTGCTGTTGAATAATGTAATGCATGGGTAAGAACATGTATTTTGGCATCCTTGAATGGTACAAGCTTACCATTCATCCAAATTTTTCCTTGTTCTTTCATAGAAAATGACACGGAGTCTGGTAATTTAAAGAATTAATTAGAATTTAGTACTAGACAATATTTGAAATCACTGTTTTAATTTTATAATTGAAGCCTAATTTCTTTAAATTTAAGTCTGAGATTTTATTCCTATGAACTCAATTCTCTCTTTGTTGTGGTATCTCTTCTGGTGTATGCCTAATTGGAAATGGATTTGAGATGAGAAAAATTTGTTTATCTATAGCAAAGGACGAGAATTAACCTCAAAAAATGTTTTCTTGAATAAAAATATAACTGGAAGTGATATGTGTCCTGATTGCAGTGGCTCTCATCTTGTGGATTATTACTAGTAATACTAATGGATCTATATAGATCAGGTCTAAATATTGCTGATGTGTATATACGATAGCGCGTGTTTTGGGTAACGCCGGGCTGATTCTAGATACGAGGCCCAAGAATAAACCCACTTTGACTTCTATAGGTATAGGCTTGTAGGGGTCAACTGCTTAAGCTAAATATCAGTTGTTTTCAAAATAAAATAAATCCAGTAATTATTCCTGCATTAAATTACTAAAAGCAAGAATTAACTAGTGTCATTTCATTTGTTTCAGTATGGTTAAAAGAAAAACAGGTAAGCATATGAGAATTGCAGACCAGCATGCTGTACGTAGAAAAAGAAAGAAGTAACCTTCAATTTTTGTCTCTATACAAACTTGATTTTTGATCTTTCATTATGTACTGTACGAATAGCTTTTTCTATGTTATCTCCAGTATCCTCTATTACTATTATAATTCGTGAAGTCTCTTCTTGAGCATCCATGTTTAGTATGTTTAAACCAGCTTCACCTATCTTAGAGCTAGCTTTGGATGCAATCTGTTGTACACGCCACATCTCATCTCCTATCAAAGTAATAACGCCTCTATTGTAAGTAATTGAAGCTAACGAATCAAACGCGAGAATGTATCTCTCATTTCGTTTTACATAATCTGCATCAAGAAACAGTACTCTAGTAAATTCTATACCATCTTTTGTATAGGGAGATAAAATTACAAATTCATTATACCTCTTGTCCTTTTCAAGGGACTCAAACAAACTTTGTGCAGAAACACTTTCTATTCGTAATATTGCACAGTTCTTTTTCCCTGTAACTATCTTAAGAGGATGACCATTTTTTTTGCTAGGATTTCTCTCAATAGTAGTAAGTTTTTCAGGTTTATTCATATCAGTTATTATTATTGGCATATCTACACCATTTTCCACAATCTCTTTTATCGCAATTGGATCCAGGATTTTCATTCCAAACATACCTGCAATTCTAGCTTCATTATACGAAAGTTGTCCAATGCCTTCTAATTCTTCTTTTACAATTCTTGGATCGGCAGAAAGAACCGCACTATCCTTTTCAAAATCAATTTTAGTATGATATTTTTTACTAAATAATATGCCAAGATCTGCAGCAGTTCTGTCTGAACCTCCTCTTTCATAGGTAGTTTCTAATCCATCAATAGTTTTTCCAATGAATCCTCCAATAGATAGTACATCATTTTTTTCTAGTAGTGCTTCTATGGCATTTACATTTTGAGAAGATTCTGCAACCAGAAAGTTTGCTGACTCTATATTTTTGTCAGTTATGATTGGCCACGTCTCAAATTCTATTACATCTGATTTAATTCCTGAACTTTTTAGAACATAATTCATTACATGTGACATGAGTATCTCTCCAGAATATGCAAGAACTCTGGATCTTGTTTCATATGCAAATTCTTTTTTTTGTATAGCTATATTCAATGCATTTGATGATTTTTCCAACAAGGAACCAATTATTTTTTTACAATCTTCTTGGTATTTCTTGTCTACAAATTCTAATATTTTCTGATATGGTTTTTTTAATTCCTCTATGTTTACTAGATTTCCTTCTTCTGCTTTTTGACCGATTTTTAAAGCAATGTCTGTAAGGGATCTTTGTTTATTGTCATGTTCAGTTAAAGGAGCAGAAAAGACAGCAATTACTTTGGAATCTTTTTTCAATTCATTAATGCGCTTTATGATAAGAGGTATTTGTTTACCATCAATTCCTATCGCACTTCCACCAAACTTTGCAATTACTAGATTTTTCAAAACTTAATTACAGCTCTCAAAATCCGTGTATAAAGTTTGGGTAAACTATGAACTCAAATGTGATTGAATTCAGATAAATTATACGCATTCCTTAAATCTGGAATTTAGACTAGTATATTATGTCATTTGTGATAAATTTTGAGGATGAATTCAATTGAGTGACCTTATACAAGGTGAACTATTCAAAGACAAAAATACAAATCATATTCTGCAATATGTTCCGGAGATAGGTTTAGTGCATAATGAATCATTATGTAAGGAAATAACTGGCTGCATTAATTTTCAACAAAACAATTAAAATCATAATATCTTTTTGATCAGGTTTGCAGCTTTTTGAGCACCATCAAAATTTATTTGAATCCTTTTTTCATTAATTTTTTCTGGAATCAAAGACTCTAAAAGGGAAAGATCATCAAAAGAAAAACCTACTTCCTTTGCATTTTCTTCTTGTTCAAAATGTCCCTTTATTGGTATGAAAATACCTGGGGTTCCATAATGTTTAGATTCATCAATTGTTGATTTGCCTGCAAGAGAAATTATCAAATCTGCAGCATAAATGATTTCATGTAAATTATTTACAAAACCGAGATTTCGTATCTTATCATTATAAATTTTTAATGACGGTCCAGAAACAATGACAAGTTCTGCATCTAATTTTATTTTTTCAAAGACATCAATTACTGCATCAATTAAAAATTTACCTGCATTTGTTCCTCCTATACTTACAACAATTGTTTTTTTATTGAACAAAAATTTCTTTCTTAATTCCTCCCTTGTCCGTATAATGCTTCTTACTATTGGTCCAACTCTTACAATGTTATCTTCATTAGGACCATTTTCAGGTAAAATTACAAGATCACATTTTTGAATTATCTCTTTCATTGAACGATTCATCTTTTTTTCAATTAAAGATCCAATTCCACGTACAAATCTTGTTTCTAAAATATCTGTAATCAATATTGTTCTTAGTTTTTTTCCCTGTCCTATTGTGAGTGATGCAAAATCCTCATCACTAACTATGAGATTTGGTTTTTCCCTTTCTATTATATTTGATGATATAGCCTTACATTCCTTGTAATATGAATAATATTTAAAAAGCCAATTTAATGGATTTTGTAATTTACCATTATTGACTGCAAAAGGAGGAGGATGATACAAGTCTTCTATATCAAAACTATATTCTGAAAATAATTTTGATCCTCCTTCACCACTGATAAATTTTATAGAATTTTTATCAAGATATTGAGCAATAGCTATGTCTCGTGTTGCATGTCCAAGACCTATTGGACTTGAAAAGAAAACTATCTTATTCATATTTTGAATTCAATTGGTGATAATTTCTGCGTTTTTCTTTTCATATAAAATTCTCAAAGTTTAAATGCATTTCTAATTGGAATTTGCTTGGGTTCATAGTCCAGCCGGTTATGACGTCGCCCTTACACGGCGAAGATCCAGGGTTCGAATCCCTGTGGACCCATACTTCATGCAGTATGAATTCCCATCGAAAAATGACTGAATTTTTCATTTTTGGAGTAGTGATTTTTGTTTGTGGTATCTATGTGAACATCTCAGATAATTTTCTAATGATTATATCATGTCCATAAAATACATGTAACGAACAATACTCCTTTATCATTTTTTCAATAGATTTATCATTAAAGTATTTTTCATTGTATCTCCCAAATGATTTGTTACAGTTACGACAGTATATCTCCTTCAAATTCACATCAATTTTTCTTTTTTTTCATAACTGGTTAACTCCCACTTGCTTCGGAATCTATCATTATGTAATTTGCAGTTGGAATCGGTTCAATGTATCTGATTGTCTTTTTTGGAAAATTATCCAAAATGATATTAAATATAATTTCTCTTAACGTTTCTGGAACTCCAATTAAAACATTATCTCTTGTTAAAATTTTTAATGAGTTATTTACTATTTCTGACTCGGATTTGTTTGAACGTATTTCACTTACTATGTGTGCACAATATGCCAACAAGGCTTCATTGACGTTTAGTTTCAAATTTTTTGCAAGTTTGTCCTTAACTAATTCTACAACATTGTGAAAAATTGCATCATCTTCGTTTCTGAATTCAAACAATATCGTAAAGGAAAGATCTGATTCTCCCTTTACCACCATCTCGATTTTAATCAATTTCTTTTTGGAATCTTTGCTTTTGGACCGTTTCCAAAGTCATAAGTATGATTTTTTCCACGATATGCATTTGGTCGTATCGGTTTGCCTTCAGTTTGGCCTTTCTTAGTAAGAGATAATCCTGCGAGAAGTTCTACAATCAATCTGTTTGCCAAGCCTGATGTAATTCCTCCATTGTAAGAGTTCCCATCACTTACATCATAGTTTGGTGCAACTTCTACAAGATCAAATGCAAACTTGTCTGGATCAAATGATGTGGAAAGCAACCTCATCAATCTCATCCCTTCTCTTGATGTCAAGCCGTTTGGTTCAGGCTCTCCTGTTCCTGGAGCATATGCTGGATCAAATGTATCAATGTCCCAGCTGATGTATACTGCATCTACGTTATCATTAGCCCTATCTGCCGCTTCTTTTGCAATCCTATCGATTCCTAATTCCTCTACATCTAGCATGGTAAACCATTGAAAGTCTTGATCTGCCATCCACTTGTATAGATCTGGTCCAGGCCAATATCCACGAGGTCCAATTAGTGTGTAATTCTTTCCTTTAAGACATCCTAATTCCATTATTCTTCTAATGTGAGCCCCATGGTCATACTTGAAACCGCATAGACCTTGTGGTGCACAGTCAGCATGTGTATCAATGTGAATCATTCCTATGTTTTTGTATTTTTTTGCAAATGCTCGTACATTTGCAAAAGTAATAGAGTGATCACCACCAAGCATGACTGGGATTCCATCAACATCTAATACTTCTTTGACTTTGTCAGTCATTCTTCTATGGGATTCTACTACATCACCTGGTGAAATATTGACATCTCCATAATCAACTGTCCTGAAAAC is from Nitrosopumilaceae archaeon and encodes:
- a CDS encoding urease subunit gamma; translated protein: MIKIEMVVKGESDLSFTILFEFRNEDDAIFHNVVELVKDKLAKNLKLNVNEALLAYCAHIVSEIRSNKSESEIVNNSLKILTRDNVLIGVPETLREIIFNIILDNFPKKTIRYIEPIPTANYIMIDSEASGS
- a CDS encoding SRPBCC family protein; this encodes MTTVSKTIDIKSKVSNVFTYFARPEHISDQFEERVGMTVVPMDVKAGMGVGTTFRVIGDFDGKRLEWDCETTEFIPEQKIAAKMIKGPFKKWDIAVEFKSLEDNLTKLTMTVNYEMPLGPLGSILNKIKFAKTAEKGMETALYKVRGLLEGNGSIPVYITLDAYRKLLEEKAKMNNAPVSTVLTKILEKYSQIETVKN
- a CDS encoding COX15/CtaA family protein, producing MHFKYLALASLVILYSLMFIGGYLQASGQGLSCPEWPLCPSGILPSAEYLTEWIHRLVAATTGILIVATAIGSWKVAGSNTKIRITGTLAGVLAVAQITLGAIVIDTKLHAVIVAIHNGAGILLFAMTLLTTLFAFRLTRSSTIQTKV
- a CDS encoding branched-chain amino acid transaminase is translated as MKEQGKIWMNGKLVPFKDAKIHVLTHALHYSTAVFEGIRCYNTPKGSMIFRLPEHVDRLFKSAKMYSMKLPYSKNEISKAIIETVKASKLKECYIRPIAYYGYGVLGLTPTPNKIDLAIACWEWKLGESSAGKVHGARCKVSSWLRIDSRSQPMQAKAASNYANAALARVEALKDGYDEAIMLNYNGKISEGSAENIFLVNNGEIFTPPLSAGILNGITRDSVIKIASADEISITETNIDREDLYVADEVFMTGTAAEVKSVTEIDNITIGDGKPGKITRKLQNAFLSVAMGKAKRFSKWLTPI
- a CDS encoding cbb3-type cytochrome c oxidase subunit I gives rise to the protein MVLELQKPRPVWQIMFSTHHTDVGYLYIVTGLAFLIMGGVLALIIRTHLFWPGQGVLISDSVTFNRIFTVHGTTMLFLFALPFAAGVGNYLVPIMVRYKDMAYPKLNAVAFWMNPVGGALIWLGFADVTWMAYAPYSVIRAPGPAADMWIFGLKILGVSSILSSINFVVTILKCKHPDLPLRKVPLFAWSMLTVSLMTLVAMPTFAAALVMLLTDRLGVSGFFNPSVGGDPIAYLHLFWFTFHPEVYIFLLPAIGMMYELIPRFSRKPLFSTGSGVFAFVLLGMIGFASWGHHMYSTGMDFTTKTVFMIGTLAAVPASGMHVFNFLATMWGGRIRFAAPMKFAVGGIALFFSAGAGGVLNTAMPLDFITHGTYWVVGHMHLFLTGTIAFGFVAMMYYMFPLITGRMYSEKWASVQFILMMWGTVQLFFTQHILGLEGMPRRIYDYPADFTSWTQGNQIATIGAWLLGASFVIFIAQLIYYAAKGKEANMDDPFGLGGKYYYPYQAKTPHHVGY
- a CDS encoding cupredoxin domain-containing protein, translating into MSHTEHDAPTLRTSPRRMGKMLAIIIGIQIVGGLIFFTHYDFWNSYLPIAGKLQEQGEAKAGAQGTATGKEVDVSLKFVESPDFKNYGFNAPVGQTGANPEVDANVGDKIVFDITNGGKSFHAFAVTDSESGPGPAIDGTTIGTADNPMKPGAEGKVTFVPAKAGEYYYICAVPGHRELGMEGKILVKEGGGKESSSAASGAAVAPTGNKVEFSLSFVMSADFKDYAFNALTGQPGHNPDITVKSGDTVTIHIKNDSTSFHAFGVVTDPEDPSSVVWNAAYKTPDNPMKPHETGDVTFVAGAPGTYHYICTVPGHADLGMNGKFIVQ
- a CDS encoding aspartate kinase; translation: MKNLVIAKFGGSAIGIDGKQIPLIIKRINELKKDSKVIAVFSAPLTEHDNKQRSLTDIALKIGQKAEEGNLVNIEELKKPYQKILEFVDKKYQEDCKKIIGSLLEKSSNALNIAIQKKEFAYETRSRVLAYSGEILMSHVMNYVLKSSGIKSDVIEFETWPIITDKNIESANFLVAESSQNVNAIEALLEKNDVLSIGGFIGKTIDGLETTYERGGSDRTAADLGILFSKKYHTKIDFEKDSAVLSADPRIVKEELEGIGQLSYNEARIAGMFGMKILDPIAIKEIVENGVDMPIIITDMNKPEKLTTIERNPSKKNGHPLKIVTGKKNCAILRIESVSAQSLFESLEKDKRYNEFVILSPYTKDGIEFTRVLFLDADYVKRNERYILAFDSLASITYNRGVITLIGDEMWRVQQIASKASSKIGEAGLNILNMDAQEETSRIIIVIEDTGDNIEKAIRTVHNERSKIKFV
- a CDS encoding glycosyltransferase: MNKIVFFSSPIGLGHATRDIAIAQYLDKNSIKFISGEGGSKLFSEYSFDIEDLYHPPPFAVNNGKLQNPLNWLFKYYSYYKECKAISSNIIEREKPNLIVSDEDFASLTIGQGKKLRTILITDILETRFVRGIGSLIEKKMNRSMKEIIQKCDLVILPENGPNEDNIVRVGPIVRSIIRTREELRKKFLFNKKTIVVSIGGTNAGKFLIDAVIDVFEKIKLDAELVIVSGPSLKIYNDKIRNLGFVNNLHEIIYAADLIISLAGKSTIDESKHYGTPGIFIPIKGHFEQEENAKEVGFSFDDLSLLESLIPEKINEKRIQINFDGAQKAANLIKKIL
- a CDS encoding agmatinase family protein; its protein translation is MGMEFYGDSYKGNDEPIFVGIPTFLKLPWLRSKAELEKVRPDVAIIGEPFDFGTTIRPGARYGPRAIRAASTVPSPPYEHFNIETGVDPFGVFRTVDYGDVNISPGDVVESHRRMTDKVKEVLDVDGIPVMLGGDHSITFANVRAFAKKYKNIGMIHIDTHADCAPQGLCGFKYDHGAHIRRIMELGCLKGKNYTLIGPRGYWPGPDLYKWMADQDFQWFTMLDVEELGIDRIAKEAADRANDNVDAVYISWDIDTFDPAYAPGTGEPEPNGLTSREGMRLMRLLSTSFDPDKFAFDLVEVAPNYDVSDGNSYNGGITSGLANRLIVELLAGLSLTKKGQTEGKPIRPNAYRGKNHTYDFGNGPKAKIPKRN